From Paenibacillus sp. PK3_47, the proteins below share one genomic window:
- a CDS encoding family 43 glycosylhydrolase, with protein sequence MEVSLNTSVLRSGVPLPDTDGNPVHAHGGHMLFENGYYYWFGENRTGRRLVSCYRSADLAEWEWRSDVLTLDSPVKPTYHRTSLELEPDRIGAVIERPKVLYNAVTGKYVMWMHWENGRDYSAARCAVADCDTVDGDYVFRGSFNPAGNMSRDCTLFQDDDGTAYFVSAARENADLILYRLSPDYLSIEEQVRTLWPGQAREAPAIMKREGVYFLISSACTGWLPNQGAYAWADQLTGRWSPLKPLGDITTYDSQPAFILPVTGKERGQTSYLYVGDRWDPTDYHASSYVFLPLSFPSGREMKLEWCDAITVDASAGEIAALCGPTSGRFRLKSVGTELYVAAGEGTAAGVGIGKLAYGDTGQLWSVEHGPDGTASIKAGDKILGMNSSGSLKLDYPMNDETAYLWRFTEIEDSLIISCGEDLVLTAVKEAGERNGRLCLEPRRSHDPRLGRDRQLFQLIPVRP encoded by the coding sequence ATGGAAGTTAGCCTGAATACATCTGTCCTGCGCAGCGGCGTGCCGCTGCCGGATACGGACGGAAATCCGGTACATGCGCATGGCGGACATATGCTGTTTGAGAACGGATACTATTACTGGTTCGGGGAAAACCGTACAGGGCGCAGATTGGTCAGCTGTTACCGGTCTGCAGACCTGGCGGAATGGGAATGGCGCAGCGATGTTCTGACACTGGATTCGCCGGTCAAACCTACCTACCACCGCACGTCTCTAGAGCTGGAACCGGACAGAATAGGTGCGGTTATTGAGCGGCCGAAGGTACTCTATAACGCTGTTACCGGCAAATATGTCATGTGGATGCATTGGGAGAACGGGCGGGACTATTCAGCCGCCCGCTGTGCGGTCGCTGATTGTGATACGGTGGACGGTGATTATGTGTTCCGCGGCAGCTTTAATCCGGCAGGCAATATGTCACGGGACTGCACATTGTTTCAGGATGATGACGGAACCGCTTATTTTGTGTCGGCGGCCAGAGAAAATGCGGATCTCATTCTGTACCGCCTGTCGCCGGATTATCTCAGTATTGAGGAACAGGTCCGTACCTTATGGCCGGGCCAGGCGCGTGAAGCGCCGGCAATCATGAAGCGGGAGGGCGTATATTTCCTGATCTCTTCGGCCTGTACCGGCTGGCTGCCCAATCAGGGAGCCTATGCCTGGGCTGACCAGCTGACGGGGCGCTGGTCACCCTTGAAGCCGCTTGGCGATATTACAACCTATGACAGCCAGCCGGCGTTCATCTTGCCTGTTACGGGGAAGGAGCGCGGGCAAACCTCATACCTGTATGTGGGGGACCGGTGGGACCCTACGGACTATCATGCCTCAAGTTACGTATTTCTGCCGTTAAGCTTTCCTTCCGGACGGGAGATGAAGCTGGAATGGTGTGACGCGATCACTGTGGATGCATCAGCCGGGGAGATTGCTGCATTATGCGGTCCGACCAGCGGCCGGTTTCGGCTGAAAAGTGTCGGAACGGAGCTGTATGTTGCGGCCGGAGAAGGTACAGCAGCTGGCGTGGGAATCGGCAAGCTTGCTTATGGAGATACAGGTCAGCTCTGGAGTGTTGAACACGGCCCGGATGGGACAGCGAGCATTAAAGCCGGGGACAAAATCTTAGGAATGAACAGCAGCGGTTCCTTGAAGCTTGACTATCCTATGAATGATGAAACAGCGTATCTGTGGCGTTTCACTGAAATAGAAGACTCGCTGATCATCAGCTGCGGGGAAGATCTTGTGCTTACGGCTGTAAAAGAAGCCGGTGAACGTAATGGCCGATTATGCCTTGAGCCGAGGCGGAGTCATGATCCCCGGCTGGGCCGTGACCGGCAGTTGTTCCAACTTATTCCGGTGAGACCATGA
- a CDS encoding NAD(+) synthase, giving the protein MLNHGFARVAAASPELRVADCHYNVQQIIGVIKQADKQQVEYLVLPELCITGYSCGDLFLQPKLLEAARKALLDITAATAGMDMVVIAGVPLSVKSRLFNCAAVIQNGAILGIVPKTCIPGYSEFYEPRWFAAAEELEVSELRIGGTTVPIGNDLLFALDEDGNISFGVEICEDLWVPVPPSSLLAQAGAVLLFNPSASNELVGKADYRRQLVASQSASCVAGYVYASCNTGESTTDVVFGGHSLIAENGQMLAESDRFTHESTITIADIDVPRIQYSRTVMGTFRAGKGGRNYREVLYSDPSASMKERELARKVGDNPFVPGNPLQRDERCREILAIQTSGLMKRIRHIGTKQAVIGISGGLDSTLALLVAVRAMELLGRPASDVLAVTMPGFGTTNRTYDNAVGLINALGATLKVVDIKDACLQHFKDIGHDKDVHDLTYENVQARERTQILMDLANKNGGIVIGTGDLSELALGWCTYNGDHMSMYSVNSGIPKTLIQYVVKWYADHEADETVNKLLHSIIETGISPELLPPSATGEIVQLTENILGPYVVHDFFLYYMLRTGASPGKMLYLAQQAFGGGYTREQLVGWLKVFITRFFTQQFKRSCLPDGPKVGTVSLSPRGDWRMPSDASAALWLREVEEL; this is encoded by the coding sequence ATGCTTAATCACGGATTCGCGAGAGTGGCAGCTGCTTCCCCGGAACTGCGGGTCGCTGACTGCCATTATAATGTGCAGCAAATCATAGGGGTCATAAAGCAGGCGGACAAGCAGCAGGTCGAATATCTTGTACTCCCTGAGCTGTGTATTACAGGCTACAGCTGCGGTGACCTGTTCCTCCAGCCGAAGCTGCTGGAAGCCGCCCGCAAAGCTCTTTTGGATATTACTGCTGCTACCGCCGGAATGGACATGGTAGTCATTGCCGGTGTCCCCCTGTCGGTCAAAAGCCGGCTGTTCAACTGCGCGGCAGTCATCCAGAATGGAGCCATTCTCGGCATTGTGCCCAAAACTTGTATCCCCGGGTACAGCGAATTCTATGAGCCCCGCTGGTTCGCCGCCGCGGAAGAGCTGGAGGTTTCGGAGCTGCGCATCGGCGGGACAACCGTTCCCATCGGTAATGATCTGCTGTTTGCCTTAGATGAGGACGGAAACATTTCCTTCGGCGTCGAAATTTGCGAGGACCTGTGGGTCCCTGTCCCGCCCAGCAGCCTGCTTGCACAGGCTGGAGCCGTGCTGCTGTTCAACCCCTCCGCAAGCAATGAGCTGGTGGGCAAGGCCGATTACCGCCGCCAGCTTGTAGCCAGCCAGTCTGCTTCCTGTGTGGCGGGCTATGTCTACGCCAGCTGCAATACCGGCGAATCCACGACTGATGTCGTGTTCGGCGGCCATTCCCTGATCGCGGAGAACGGCCAAATGCTGGCTGAATCCGACCGGTTCACCCATGAGAGCACGATAACCATCGCGGACATTGATGTGCCGCGGATCCAGTATTCACGGACGGTCATGGGCACGTTCCGCGCCGGTAAGGGCGGACGCAACTACCGCGAGGTGCTCTACTCTGATCCTTCCGCCAGCATGAAGGAACGGGAGCTCGCCCGTAAGGTTGGCGATAATCCTTTTGTTCCCGGCAATCCGCTGCAGCGTGATGAACGGTGCCGTGAAATTCTGGCGATCCAGACCTCCGGGCTTATGAAGCGGATCCGCCATATCGGAACGAAACAGGCGGTCATCGGCATCTCCGGCGGTCTGGATTCCACGCTTGCCCTGCTGGTAGCCGTGCGTGCCATGGAGCTGCTCGGCCGCCCGGCAAGCGATGTTCTGGCCGTTACCATGCCCGGCTTCGGCACGACAAACCGGACGTATGACAATGCCGTCGGTCTGATTAATGCGCTTGGTGCAACGCTGAAGGTTGTTGATATCAAGGATGCCTGCCTGCAGCATTTCAAAGATATCGGTCATGACAAGGATGTGCATGATCTGACTTATGAGAATGTGCAGGCGCGGGAACGCACGCAGATCCTGATGGATCTCGCCAACAAAAACGGCGGCATCGTCATCGGCACAGGCGATTTGTCTGAGCTTGCACTGGGCTGGTGTACCTATAACGGTGACCATATGTCGATGTATAGTGTGAACTCCGGTATTCCCAAAACACTCATCCAATATGTCGTAAAATGGTACGCGGACCATGAAGCAGACGAGACGGTAAACAAGCTGCTCCACAGCATTATTGAAACAGGAATCAGCCCGGAGCTGCTGCCGCCATCCGCCACCGGCGAGATTGTCCAGCTTACCGAGAATATCCTCGGCCCTTATGTCGTACATGACTTCTTCCTATATTATATGCTGCGTACAGGTGCTTCCCCCGGTAAAATGCTGTATCTCGCCCAGCAGGCCTTCGGCGGGGGCTATACCAGGGAACAGCTAGTCGGCTGGCTCAAAGTGTTCATTACCCGCTTTTTCACCCAGCAGTTCAAACGCTCCTGTCTGCCTGACGGTCCGAAGGTCGGTACCGTAAGCCTTTCTCCGCGCGGTGACTGGCGCATGCCGAGTGATGCGTCTGCGGCACTGTGGCTGCGTGAGGTTGAAGAATTATAA
- a CDS encoding extracellular solute-binding protein: protein MKKTGAILSAAVIMTGLLAGCGSDNSGSGASSAAVLKDGRYDPPITITIAKQQDENAGKYLNGESLNDNVLTRWGVENLGIDTQTTLLGGDAAQYNTKLRLALTGSEKLPDVIPVYDTALSNDLIQSGLVKDITEDISKYMPERLKEIYKEYPTAFNPVIQDGKVYGMPIAPNLTEGQVMLIRQDWLDALGLKAPTNIDEFEKVIAAFTENDPDGNGKKDTYGFDFSGKDSYNTGWVSDPVMIFSAYTGKHLPGSWLNENGKLSYGSVADGTKEALAKLRDWYSKGYLNKELATQGAWDALADFTEGKAGIIIGRPWLYGSVKDVEINVEGAKLAAYPTIKGVNGDKTYQSGQQNDGVFMFNKDFNNMEAFFLYYDKLYDAAFGTGDFKYGYAQGYDYDIVNGEVVFDPKKFNKPMDTVQSVGKMSFTKNTPSVDGPGKSFYDLAQGVEADNGVLMRSAANDQTTRDGYVISYENRDVLLPSAFNGTPTKTMQTSWEQLTTMEKETFTKIIYSKEPLEAYDEFVKEWHEKGGTQITEEVNEWYESASKVDVMSIMGLK from the coding sequence ATGAAAAAAACAGGTGCAATCCTCTCCGCTGCTGTAATCATGACAGGGCTGCTGGCAGGCTGCGGTTCAGACAATTCAGGTTCAGGGGCGTCATCCGCAGCTGTGCTGAAGGACGGTAGATATGATCCGCCGATTACGATTACCATAGCGAAGCAGCAGGATGAGAATGCAGGGAAATATTTGAACGGTGAGAGTCTGAACGATAATGTGCTGACACGCTGGGGTGTAGAAAACCTGGGCATTGACACACAGACTACGCTACTGGGCGGAGATGCTGCACAATATAACACCAAGCTGCGGCTGGCGCTGACCGGCTCCGAGAAGCTTCCGGACGTCATTCCGGTCTATGATACTGCGCTGTCCAATGACCTCATTCAATCGGGACTTGTAAAAGACATCACCGAAGATATCAGCAAATATATGCCTGAGCGCCTGAAAGAGATTTATAAGGAGTACCCGACCGCCTTCAACCCGGTGATCCAGGACGGTAAGGTGTATGGCATGCCGATAGCGCCCAACCTGACTGAAGGGCAGGTTATGCTGATCCGCCAGGATTGGCTGGACGCCCTGGGTCTTAAAGCGCCGACCAATATCGATGAGTTTGAAAAGGTCATTGCGGCGTTTACAGAGAATGATCCTGACGGCAACGGTAAAAAGGACACTTACGGGTTTGATTTCTCCGGCAAGGATTCCTACAACACAGGCTGGGTCAGCGATCCAGTCATGATCTTCAGCGCCTATACAGGCAAGCATCTTCCGGGATCCTGGCTGAACGAGAATGGCAAGCTGTCTTACGGATCGGTTGCAGACGGTACCAAGGAAGCTTTGGCCAAACTCCGCGACTGGTACTCTAAAGGTTATCTGAATAAAGAGCTGGCGACACAGGGCGCATGGGATGCACTGGCTGATTTTACAGAAGGTAAAGCAGGGATTATTATCGGCCGCCCGTGGCTCTACGGCAGTGTCAAGGATGTTGAGATTAACGTGGAGGGCGCCAAGCTCGCTGCTTACCCGACCATTAAAGGTGTAAACGGGGATAAAACCTATCAATCCGGCCAGCAGAATGACGGAGTCTTTATGTTCAACAAGGATTTTAACAACATGGAAGCCTTCTTTCTGTATTATGACAAGCTCTATGATGCGGCATTCGGCACGGGTGACTTCAAGTACGGTTATGCGCAGGGCTACGATTACGATATTGTGAACGGCGAAGTCGTGTTTGATCCCAAAAAATTCAACAAGCCGATGGACACCGTTCAAAGCGTAGGCAAAATGTCCTTCACCAAGAACACACCCAGCGTGGATGGTCCGGGAAAATCCTTTTATGATCTTGCACAGGGTGTGGAGGCAGATAACGGTGTATTGATGAGATCCGCAGCCAATGACCAGACGACCCGGGACGGATATGTGATCTCTTACGAGAACAGGGATGTTCTGCTGCCAAGCGCCTTTAACGGAACACCTACCAAAACGATGCAGACCTCCTGGGAGCAGCTGACCACCATGGAAAAGGAAACGTTCACCAAAATTATTTACAGCAAAGAGCCGCTGGAAGCCTACGACGAATTTGTGAAGGAGTGGCATGAGAAGGGCGGCACACAGATTACAGAGGAAGTTAACGAGTGGTATGAAAGCGCCAGTAAAGTCGATGTCATGTCCATTATGGGCCTGAAATAG
- a CDS encoding MarR family transcriptional regulator, whose protein sequence is MSDPNDFFEIAAMFKTFLKGVSQGWNKQGFALSLTQVKALHVLSKGPMMVSQLAHALDMTPAAITGVTDYLLAEGYVEKERASGDRRVVNITLTQEGESLIEEVHNKQKEIMQSYFSILPDEDIDHLRRIFGVLIAELDNNKNI, encoded by the coding sequence TTGTCAGATCCTAATGATTTTTTTGAAATAGCAGCCATGTTCAAAACGTTCCTGAAAGGCGTCTCCCAGGGATGGAACAAACAAGGCTTTGCGCTCAGTCTCACACAAGTCAAGGCGCTGCATGTCCTGTCCAAAGGACCGATGATGGTCTCGCAGCTTGCCCATGCGCTTGATATGACCCCGGCAGCAATCACAGGTGTAACCGACTATTTGCTCGCGGAAGGTTATGTGGAGAAGGAACGTGCATCCGGTGACCGCAGAGTGGTGAATATTACCCTTACGCAAGAAGGAGAATCCCTGATCGAGGAGGTGCATAATAAGCAGAAAGAAATTATGCAGTCCTATTTCAGCATTTTGCCTGATGAGGATATCGATCATTTAAGAAGAATTTTTGGAGTTTTAATTGCGGAGTTAGACAATAATAAAAATATATAA
- a CDS encoding beta-galactosidase — protein MRSDIPFRGEWFQAGPDTEVTVLSDGSFRISTSPHGGGLELLAGSVSGTVWYEYEFISAEIFHECHDVLVLLFSFYDQEGRVITYHLGILPGARTVICLPLKYLNGEQLFLPRYPGTMQTVLRGDAQVDRTRIVRFSVSTIPSVTERSAVIEGLCLSLSEPDFKYAHDPYVDELGQLKGRDWPGKTADAAALTAKLQEERQLAKADVIRGNELSRYGGWRGLRFRATGFFRTEFDGTNWWFADPEGYALFSAGMDCTGPSSPMAVAGMEHLLPQLPEQEGRYREAWSREGREFSFGIANLITAFGGQWRTAWTEITDYRLRQWGFNTIGNWSDGGFIRDSELPYVYPLTGFPSTEQCIFRDFPDVFSPEYERNAAVFAEQLLPLQEERRMVGYFMRNEPHWAFVDSLNLTELMLKSTVRYASKEKFIEWLGEKYRSVGQLNTAWGSCYSSLEELYTPETAEISAAREEDYRQFNRLMIRRYVELPARLCKQADPNHLNLGMRYAWVGSADVLEGCEWFDVFSLNCYQFAPDREEIERISRRLGKPVMIGEYHFGAADSGMLAYGIRAVSTQEERGRAYRYYVEQAAAIPELIGVHYFQWNDQPVLGRFDGENYQIGVVDVCSMPYEPFVRAAEEAHNNMYKVRTGIIPPYNVSPAEIPKTGF, from the coding sequence ATGAGGTCAGATATTCCATTCCGGGGAGAATGGTTCCAGGCCGGTCCGGACACTGAAGTTACAGTGCTGAGTGATGGCAGCTTCCGGATAAGCACATCGCCGCACGGTGGCGGACTGGAGCTTCTAGCCGGAAGTGTCAGCGGTACGGTATGGTATGAGTATGAGTTCATTAGCGCTGAAATATTTCATGAGTGCCATGATGTTTTGGTGCTGCTGTTCAGCTTTTATGATCAGGAGGGGCGGGTGATTACGTATCATCTCGGCATTCTGCCGGGCGCCAGAACGGTCATCTGTCTGCCGCTAAAGTATTTGAACGGGGAGCAGCTGTTCCTTCCCCGTTATCCGGGTACGATGCAGACCGTGCTGCGCGGTGATGCGCAGGTCGACCGGACGCGGATTGTCCGGTTCTCTGTCTCTACCATTCCTTCTGTAACCGAAAGGAGTGCGGTAATTGAAGGGCTGTGCTTAAGCCTGAGCGAACCGGATTTTAAATATGCCCACGATCCTTATGTAGATGAGCTGGGTCAGTTAAAGGGAAGAGACTGGCCGGGGAAAACGGCAGATGCAGCAGCGTTAACAGCAAAGCTTCAGGAGGAGCGGCAGCTGGCGAAGGCTGATGTTATCCGTGGTAATGAACTTAGCCGCTACGGCGGCTGGAGGGGACTCCGGTTCAGGGCAACCGGCTTTTTCCGCACGGAGTTTGACGGCACCAACTGGTGGTTTGCCGATCCGGAAGGTTACGCCTTGTTCAGTGCAGGAATGGACTGCACCGGTCCTTCTTCGCCGATGGCTGTGGCGGGAATGGAGCATTTACTGCCGCAGCTGCCGGAGCAGGAGGGCCGCTACAGGGAAGCCTGGTCCCGAGAGGGACGGGAATTCAGCTTTGGAATAGCCAACCTCATTACTGCATTCGGCGGGCAGTGGCGCACCGCCTGGACGGAAATAACGGATTACCGCCTGCGGCAATGGGGGTTCAATACGATCGGCAACTGGTCCGACGGCGGGTTTATCCGTGATTCAGAGCTGCCGTATGTATATCCGCTGACAGGGTTCCCGTCCACGGAGCAGTGTATTTTCCGGGATTTTCCCGATGTATTCAGTCCGGAATATGAGCGGAATGCAGCGGTCTTTGCGGAGCAGCTGCTTCCGCTGCAGGAAGAGCGCCGGATGGTCGGTTATTTCATGCGCAATGAGCCGCACTGGGCGTTTGTGGACAGTCTGAATCTGACGGAACTGATGCTGAAGTCAACTGTACGATATGCCAGCAAGGAGAAATTTATTGAGTGGCTGGGTGAAAAGTACAGGAGTGTGGGACAGCTGAATACCGCCTGGGGAAGCTGTTATTCCAGCTTAGAGGAGCTGTATACCCCTGAAACGGCGGAGATCTCTGCTGCGCGGGAAGAAGATTACAGACAGTTCAACCGGCTGATGATCCGGCGTTATGTGGAGCTGCCGGCACGGCTGTGCAAGCAGGCAGACCCGAATCATCTGAATCTCGGCATGCGCTACGCCTGGGTGGGCAGTGCAGATGTGCTGGAGGGCTGCGAGTGGTTCGATGTCTTCTCGCTGAACTGCTACCAGTTTGCTCCGGACCGTGAAGAGATTGAGCGGATCAGCCGGCGGCTGGGGAAGCCTGTGATGATCGGAGAATATCATTTCGGCGCAGCGGACAGCGGGATGCTGGCATACGGAATCCGGGCAGTTTCGACCCAGGAAGAACGCGGCAGGGCTTACCGCTATTATGTTGAGCAGGCAGCGGCGATTCCCGAGCTGATCGGTGTTCATTATTTCCAGTGGAACGACCAGCCGGTGCTGGGGCGTTTCGACGGTGAAAATTATCAGATCGGTGTGGTTGATGTCTGCAGCATGCCCTATGAGCCCTTCGTTCGGGCAGCAGAGGAAGCCCATAACAACATGTACAAGGTGCGGACCGGAATTATTCCGCCTTATAATGTATCTCCCGCAGAAATTCCCAAGACGGGATTCTGA
- a CDS encoding sugar phosphate isomerase/epimerase, whose protein sequence is MTIPLHLGIRAHDFHSLPLQKLIGKIKEYRFSHIQFAAHKSFPESVPMLSSLSPGTAAYFGEAFRQAGIKIAVLGCYVNIVDSDPAKRAQALQDFSTHLRLARDFGASLVGTETGSVGNGYTPANFTEDAFQQVVASVGEMVAEAERFGVTVGIEAGLNHPLYTAKLAKRLLELVPSNNLQIILDCANLISPDNYSEQEAVITEALELLGDRIAVIHLKDFTVEDGKIVILPVGQGQLQFAPILRYMKYKRPHIQGILESTTEEHLQESIDYLQRLYEEV, encoded by the coding sequence CAAGGAATACCGGTTCAGCCACATCCAGTTTGCTGCTCACAAGTCTTTTCCCGAAAGCGTTCCCATGCTCTCTTCCTTAAGTCCCGGGACGGCAGCCTACTTCGGCGAAGCCTTCCGGCAGGCAGGCATCAAGATTGCCGTGCTTGGCTGTTATGTGAATATTGTAGACTCTGATCCTGCCAAAAGGGCCCAGGCCCTGCAGGATTTCAGCACCCACCTGCGCCTGGCCCGCGATTTCGGTGCAAGCCTCGTCGGAACGGAAACAGGCAGCGTGGGAAATGGATATACGCCCGCTAATTTCACAGAAGATGCCTTTCAGCAAGTCGTGGCCTCAGTGGGTGAAATGGTTGCTGAAGCCGAAAGGTTTGGTGTAACAGTCGGCATTGAAGCGGGGTTGAATCATCCGCTCTATACCGCCAAGCTGGCAAAACGGCTGCTTGAGCTGGTCCCGTCCAACAACCTGCAGATTATTCTGGACTGTGCCAATTTGATATCTCCGGACAATTACAGTGAGCAGGAGGCAGTCATCACCGAAGCGCTGGAGCTGCTCGGCGACCGGATTGCCGTGATTCACCTGAAGGATTTTACAGTCGAAGACGGCAAAATCGTCATCCTGCCAGTAGGACAAGGACAGCTGCAGTTTGCGCCAATCCTCAGGTATATGAAATACAAACGCCCGCATATCCAGGGAATTCTGGAGAGCACTACAGAAGAGCATCTGCAGGAAAGCATCGATTATCTGCAGCGGCTGTATGAAGAAGTGTAG
- a CDS encoding carbohydrate ABC transporter permease yields the protein MYHKSKGYKIFSAFNHLLLILVALSCLLPMLHLLAQSFSSKTAVNGNLVTFWPVDFNLDAYIKTFNNSNFTGSMWISVVRTVLGTLISMFIITTAGYALSKDFRGRNVLMWIFIFTMLFSGGLIPSYILVTKLGLKDTIWSLVLPGAFGAYNLILIMNFFKTIPKALEEAAFIDGASFFVIFRKIYLPLSLPGLATVGLFIMVGNWNAWFDGILYMSSTEKYPLASFLQTVVVQGSAQSMALSQSEAAALSEQSIKAAQIFISTLPIILVYPFLQKYFVKGIVLGAVKE from the coding sequence GTGTATCATAAGTCCAAAGGCTATAAAATATTCTCGGCATTCAATCATTTACTCCTGATTCTGGTTGCCTTATCATGTCTGTTACCCATGCTGCATCTGCTCGCCCAGTCCTTCAGCAGCAAAACGGCTGTTAACGGAAATCTGGTGACCTTCTGGCCCGTAGACTTCAATCTGGATGCCTATATCAAGACGTTCAACAACTCCAATTTTACCGGGTCGATGTGGATTTCAGTGGTCCGGACCGTACTGGGAACCCTGATCAGCATGTTTATCATTACAACCGCAGGCTACGCCTTGTCCAAGGATTTCCGCGGACGCAATGTCCTGATGTGGATCTTCATCTTTACGATGCTGTTTTCCGGCGGACTGATTCCTTCCTACATTCTTGTCACCAAGCTGGGGCTGAAGGATACGATCTGGTCGCTGGTGCTTCCGGGCGCTTTTGGAGCCTATAATCTCATTCTGATCATGAACTTTTTCAAGACCATTCCGAAGGCGCTGGAAGAGGCGGCTTTTATCGACGGAGCTTCGTTCTTTGTAATTTTCCGCAAAATCTATCTGCCGCTGTCGCTTCCAGGGTTGGCCACTGTCGGATTGTTCATTATGGTCGGGAACTGGAACGCCTGGTTTGACGGAATCCTCTATATGTCCAGTACGGAGAAGTATCCTCTGGCTTCCTTTCTCCAGACGGTGGTTGTGCAGGGTTCGGCGCAGAGTATGGCACTCAGCCAATCGGAAGCGGCAGCGCTCTCGGAGCAGAGTATCAAGGCCGCCCAGATTTTTATCAGCACCCTGCCGATTATTCTGGTTTATCCGTTCCTGCAGAAGTATTTTGTAAAGGGGATCGTTCTGGGTGCAGTAAAAGAATAG
- a CDS encoding MDR family MFS transporter, with product MENLSDKRKLTIMIAIMAAMLFAAINQTITSTAMPRIISILDGMDYYTWTINIYLLTSTIATVLVGKLSDMFGRKPFLLAGILLFMIGAFLTGTSDNVYQFIIYRGIQGIGAGIIQSTAFTAVGDLFPPRERGKWMGLMTAVFGFSSVLGPTLGGYLIDHLDWHWLFWIFLPLGVVAFVMIMALFPKAQRGNSTSIDYLGSLFMTTTIVPLLLAFSWAGTEYDWGSSQILGLLAATVVSLVIFLFVETKAKNPILPLHLFKNSVVTVSNLIGFIMNFGMMGAMIYLSFFVQGVLGISATYAGYVTMPMSIVMVVASALTGQMIAKKGKYKRFALIGVPIMVAGMVIMVFMNSVPMAVLSMIVFGLGLGLGMPVFSLATQNAVSHTELGAVTASTQLFRNLGGTIGIAVMGTVMSNNLTKHLKEALTSPSAPDFSQLDPTVAQQLTAFANPQALMNKPLLEQTQASLPADVQPLFIQMIDSIRDALGQTLSTVFLTGTIVMFVAFILVFFLKELPLRSSNKAPEASAEDSVNTGKLAVDKA from the coding sequence ATGGAAAATTTATCTGATAAGCGCAAGCTTACCATTATGATCGCCATTATGGCAGCCATGCTGTTTGCCGCGATCAACCAGACAATTACAAGTACAGCAATGCCGCGTATTATCTCCATTCTGGACGGAATGGACTACTATACCTGGACCATTAACATCTATCTGCTGACTTCGACGATTGCCACCGTGCTGGTCGGCAAGCTCTCCGATATGTTCGGACGCAAGCCGTTCCTGCTGGCAGGGATTTTGCTGTTTATGATCGGTGCTTTTCTGACCGGTACTTCTGACAATGTATATCAATTTATCATTTACCGCGGGATTCAAGGGATCGGCGCCGGTATTATCCAATCCACGGCCTTCACTGCTGTAGGTGACCTGTTCCCTCCACGTGAGCGCGGGAAATGGATGGGCCTGATGACAGCTGTCTTCGGTTTCTCCAGTGTTCTTGGACCGACGCTCGGCGGTTACCTGATTGACCATCTGGATTGGCACTGGCTGTTCTGGATCTTCCTTCCGCTTGGTGTTGTAGCATTCGTGATGATTATGGCTCTGTTTCCAAAAGCCCAACGCGGAAATTCCACCAGCATTGATTATCTCGGCTCATTGTTTATGACTACTACGATCGTACCGCTGCTTCTGGCTTTCTCCTGGGCGGGTACGGAATACGATTGGGGTTCTTCCCAGATCCTCGGCCTGCTGGCCGCAACCGTTGTTTCGCTTGTGATCTTCCTGTTTGTTGAGACCAAAGCCAAGAATCCGATTCTGCCGCTTCATCTCTTCAAGAACAGTGTAGTTACCGTATCCAATCTGATCGGCTTTATCATGAACTTCGGTATGATGGGCGCAATGATCTATCTGTCCTTCTTCGTGCAGGGCGTGCTCGGTATTTCCGCGACATATGCGGGTTATGTTACCATGCCAATGTCCATTGTAATGGTTGTAGCGAGTGCCCTGACCGGACAAATGATTGCCAAGAAGGGAAAATACAAACGTTTTGCTCTAATTGGTGTTCCTATCATGGTTGCCGGTATGGTTATCATGGTATTTATGAACAGCGTGCCGATGGCCGTGCTCAGTATGATCGTATTCGGCCTGGGTCTTGGACTCGGGATGCCTGTATTCTCGCTGGCTACGCAAAATGCCGTATCGCACACAGAGCTTGGCGCAGTAACAGCTTCCACCCAGCTGTTCCGTAACCTTGGGGGTACCATTGGTATCGCAGTTATGGGTACAGTAATGTCGAACAATCTGACCAAGCATCTGAAAGAAGCGCTGACTTCTCCATCGGCTCCGGATTTCAGCCAGCTGGATCCAACCGTAGCCCAGCAGCTGACCGCTTTCGCGAATCCGCAGGCACTGATGAACAAACCGCTGCTGGAGCAGACGCAAGCGAGCCTGCCTGCCGATGTGCAGCCGCTCTTCATTCAGATGATTGACAGCATCCGTGACGCCCTGGGCCAGACATTGTCCACCGTGTTCCTGACAGGAACGATCGTCATGTTCGTCGCCTTTATTCTCGTCTTCTTCCTGAAGGAGCTTCCGCTGCGTTCTTCCAACAAAGCACCTGAAGCCTCCGCAGAGGACAGTGTGAACACCGGCAAACTGGCAGTAGATAAAGCTTAA